From one Streptomyces sp. CA-210063 genomic stretch:
- a CDS encoding MFS transporter, producing MTTAVPDPRIPAAVHRRRWVILGVLMLSLLIVVLDNSILNVAIKTISTPEPTGLGATQSELEWAINAYTLVFAGLLFSAGLLGDRLGRKKVLLGGLVVFGVGSALAAMSGSPVELIVFRAVMGFGAAFVMPATLAVLMHVFERDEQPKAIGIWAGGVGLAIAIGPITGGLLLDHFWWGSVFLVNVPIVVLAVGLMIWLVPDSRDPNPGRIDPVGVLLSVVGLVLLVYGIIRGGQLADFTDVTVLGTIAAGLAVLAAFVVFEKRSDHPSIDISFFRNKVFAASIGVTGLVFFALMGVTFFSVFYTQTVRGYSPLQTGLLMLPLAVAQLVFAPRARLVVDRFGNSAVCTAGMLLIAAMLAAFAVLDAATPIWILEVIFFFMGMGMAHVMTPLSVVIMQALPREKAGSASALSNTFRQVGGALGIAVLGSVLSAAYRGGIEDELPAGAPHAAAESIEATLGLAARLGERGEALVGPAHDAFLHAMHVTALCGAGIAVLGAVAMAVFLPGRPKAGQEGKGEPELVVADH from the coding sequence ATGACTACCGCAGTCCCTGACCCCCGCATACCGGCGGCGGTACACCGGCGCCGCTGGGTGATTCTCGGCGTGCTGATGCTGAGCCTGCTGATCGTGGTCCTCGACAACTCGATCCTCAACGTCGCCATCAAGACCATCTCGACCCCGGAACCGACCGGGCTCGGCGCCACCCAGAGCGAGCTGGAGTGGGCGATCAACGCCTACACGCTCGTCTTCGCGGGGCTGCTGTTCTCCGCAGGCCTGCTCGGCGACCGCCTCGGGCGCAAGAAGGTGCTGCTCGGCGGCCTCGTCGTCTTCGGTGTCGGCTCGGCGCTGGCCGCCATGTCGGGCTCGCCGGTCGAGCTGATCGTGTTCCGCGCGGTGATGGGCTTCGGCGCCGCCTTCGTGATGCCCGCCACCCTCGCCGTCCTGATGCACGTCTTCGAGCGTGACGAGCAGCCGAAGGCCATCGGCATCTGGGCGGGCGGCGTCGGCCTCGCCATCGCCATCGGCCCGATCACCGGCGGTCTCCTCCTCGACCACTTCTGGTGGGGTTCGGTCTTCCTGGTCAATGTGCCGATCGTCGTCCTCGCGGTGGGCCTGATGATCTGGCTGGTGCCCGATTCGCGCGACCCGAACCCGGGCCGCATCGACCCCGTCGGCGTACTGCTCTCCGTCGTCGGTCTCGTGCTGCTGGTCTACGGCATCATCCGGGGCGGCCAGCTCGCCGACTTCACGGACGTCACGGTCCTCGGGACCATCGCGGCCGGGCTCGCGGTCCTCGCCGCCTTCGTCGTCTTCGAGAAGCGCAGCGACCACCCGTCCATCGACATCTCGTTCTTCCGGAACAAGGTGTTCGCGGCCTCCATCGGCGTCACCGGCCTGGTCTTCTTCGCTCTGATGGGCGTGACCTTCTTCTCCGTCTTCTACACCCAGACCGTGCGCGGCTACTCGCCGCTCCAGACCGGCCTGCTGATGCTGCCGCTGGCCGTCGCGCAGCTCGTCTTCGCACCGCGCGCCCGCCTCGTCGTCGACCGCTTCGGCAACAGCGCGGTGTGCACCGCGGGCATGCTGCTGATCGCCGCGATGCTGGCCGCGTTCGCCGTGCTGGACGCGGCCACGCCGATCTGGATCCTCGAAGTGATCTTCTTCTTCATGGGCATGGGCATGGCGCACGTGATGACCCCGCTGAGCGTCGTCATCATGCAGGCGCTGCCCCGGGAGAAGGCCGGGTCCGCGTCCGCGCTCAGCAACACCTTCCGCCAGGTCGGCGGCGCCCTAGGTATCGCCGTCCTGGGCTCGGTGCTCTCCGCCGCCTACCGGGGCGGCATCGAGGACGAGCTGCCCGCCGGCGCCCCGCACGCCGCCGCCGAGTCCATCGAGGCCACCCTCGGTCTCGCCGCCCGCCTCGGCGAGCGGGGCGAGGCCCTGGTCGGTCCGGCCCACGACGCCTTCCTGCACGCCATGCACGTGACCGCCCTGTGCGGGGCCGGCATCGCCGTCCTCGGCGCGGTGGCGATGGCGGTGTTCCTGCCGGGACGGCCGAAGGCCGGCCAGGAGGGCAAGGGGGAGCCGGAGTTGGTGGTCGCGGATCACTGA
- a CDS encoding endonuclease/exonuclease/phosphatase family protein produces MAQAYMTETGGGSTGEGREQSRLRRLLGRLFDGWRGDRRIWRRGIVVAVLAVLIALVMVLHAQVPNAVGNLGSLTETFLPWLGVAIPLLLVLALVRKSATALIALLLPTIVWLNIFGGLVTSKTGGGGDFTVVTHNVNADNADPSGTAREVASSGADAVALEELTETAVPVYEKALAATYPYHEVVGTVGLWSKYRMSDTKPVDIKLGWERAMRSTVATPDGPVAVYVAHLPSVRVKLEAGFTARQRDKSANALGEAIADEPIEQVALLGDLNGTMNDRALNAVTAQMRSTQGAAGSGFGFSWPASFPMARIDQIMVRGMEPTASWTLPQTGSDHLPVAARVTIDTSGS; encoded by the coding sequence ATGGCGCAGGCGTACATGACGGAGACGGGCGGCGGCAGCACGGGCGAGGGCCGCGAACAATCCCGGCTTCGGCGCCTGCTCGGCCGCCTCTTCGACGGCTGGAGAGGGGACCGGCGGATCTGGCGGCGCGGCATCGTCGTCGCGGTCCTCGCGGTCCTCATCGCGCTGGTGATGGTGCTGCACGCCCAGGTCCCGAACGCGGTCGGCAACCTCGGCAGCCTGACGGAGACGTTCCTGCCCTGGCTGGGCGTCGCGATCCCGCTGCTGCTGGTCCTCGCGCTGGTGCGCAAATCGGCGACCGCGCTGATCGCGCTCCTGCTGCCCACGATCGTCTGGCTGAACATCTTCGGCGGACTCGTCACCAGCAAGACCGGCGGCGGCGGCGACTTCACCGTCGTCACCCACAACGTCAACGCGGACAACGCCGACCCGTCCGGCACGGCCCGCGAGGTCGCCTCCTCCGGTGCGGACGCGGTCGCCCTGGAGGAGCTGACCGAGACCGCGGTGCCGGTGTACGAGAAGGCCCTCGCGGCGACGTACCCGTACCACGAGGTCGTGGGCACCGTCGGGCTGTGGAGCAAGTACCGGATGAGCGACACCAAGCCCGTCGACATCAAGCTCGGCTGGGAGCGCGCGATGCGCTCCACCGTGGCCACGCCCGACGGGCCGGTCGCCGTGTACGTCGCCCATCTGCCCTCGGTGCGGGTGAAGCTGGAGGCCGGCTTCACCGCCCGGCAGCGCGACAAGAGCGCGAACGCGCTCGGCGAGGCCATCGCCGACGAGCCGATCGAGCAGGTCGCCCTCCTCGGCGACCTCAACGGCACCATGAACGACCGCGCCCTCAACGCCGTCACCGCCCAGATGCGTTCCACCCAGGGCGCGGCGGGCAGCGGCTTCGGCTTCAGCTGGCCCGCGTCGTTCCCGATGGCGCGCATCGACCAGATCATGGTCCGGGGCATGGAGCCGACGGCGTCGTGGACCCTGCCGCAGACGGGCAGCGACCATCTGCCGGTGGCGGCGCGGGTGACGATCGACACGTCGGGCAGCTGA
- a CDS encoding TetR/AcrR family transcriptional regulator, translated as MSLAESHAANGRVRDGSPVRGRPRSEAVERSIIEGVMRLLEEGVPLSELSIERVARTAGVGKATIYRRWSGKEALFVDVLRAAEPPEPVLPGTSMRDDLVVLMEAARRRGLLNRPSAILHNVIAQMKSSPKIWNAYHADVVAPRRRTLTEVLRRGQANGELRADVDLDLAGDLVFGPMLVRTVMRPDAELPEDLAESIVDTMLEGLRPPA; from the coding sequence TTGAGCCTCGCCGAGAGCCACGCCGCTAACGGGCGGGTCCGGGACGGGAGCCCCGTACGGGGGCGGCCCCGGAGCGAGGCCGTGGAGCGGTCCATCATCGAGGGCGTGATGCGGCTCCTCGAAGAGGGCGTACCGCTCTCGGAGCTGTCCATCGAGCGGGTGGCCCGCACCGCGGGCGTCGGCAAGGCCACCATCTACCGCCGCTGGAGCGGCAAGGAGGCGCTCTTCGTCGACGTACTGCGCGCCGCGGAGCCCCCGGAACCCGTGCTGCCCGGCACCTCGATGCGTGACGACCTGGTCGTCCTCATGGAGGCGGCACGCCGGCGCGGGCTGCTCAACCGGCCGTCGGCGATCCTGCACAACGTCATCGCCCAGATGAAGAGCAGTCCCAAGATCTGGAACGCCTACCACGCGGACGTCGTCGCCCCGCGCCGCCGGACCCTGACCGAGGTGCTGCGCCGGGGGCAGGCCAACGGGGAACTCCGCGCCGACGTGGACCTCGACCTGGCCGGCGATCTGGTCTTCGGCCCCATGCTCGTCCGTACCGTCATGCGCCCGGACGCCGAACTCCCCGAGGATCTCGCGGAGAGCATCGTCGACACGATGCTCGAAGGGCTTCGTCCTCCTGCGTAG